DNA sequence from the Fibrobacter sp. genome:
GAAAACATCAGATTCCCGTCACTGCCAAGATATGCAATATTGGTATGCCCCTTTGCAAGCAGATATTCCGCAGCTTCCTGTCCTGCAAGCACATTATCATTGTCCACATAGACCGTCTGATTCGCAAAACGATGCGCCTTGCCAATGACAACATACAGAAGCCCCTCGCTGTATAGATAGTCAATAATCGGGTCATCCTGTTTGGAGTAGGTGACAATATAGCCGTCGACCTGTCCGCTTTTAGCGATGTTCGTCAGTGCAAGCAGGATTTCGTCCTCATCCTGTCCGGTAATGACAGTATTGATGTAGCCATGCTGATTACTGAACTGACTGATGCCACGTATCACCTCAAGGTGAAAGGGATTTTCAAACGATTCCTTCGGCGATGGTGGCAGAATGATACCGATGGTGCGTCTGACCGCTTCCGGTTCGGCTGAGTGTGTAGACGGCTCATAGCCGAGCTGTTCCATTGCCTTGCGGACTTTTTCCTTGGTTTCACGGCTGATGGACGGATGGTTCTTGCAGACTCTTGATGCAGTGGATGGAGATACCCCCGCAAGTGCTGCAACATCTTTTAATGTAACGGACATACAATTCCCTACTTTCTTATTTGAACGTTATACTTATTATAAGGCATTTTCATAAAAATGTCAATGGAATTGCAGAATTTTTCGCAAAATTTCATGCAATGCAAATCACGATTGAAGTGCATTCTAACATGGTTGAAATGCATTAAAATCGAACTTGCAATTTGTGAGAATCATTGAATTTTTTCAAACGCTGAGAAAAAGTTCTGAAAACTATTGCACGATTTGCAGAAATGTGTTATTATTATTGCATAAATTGAATGCAAAATCGCACAGTGCAATCGTGCAATTGCAAAACAAAAAGGAGGATATGATTATGAGCAAGCTTTTGAAGATTCATTCGCCGCTGAACGGAACGGCGGTCACACTGGACAGCGTACCGGATCCGGTATTTTCAGAAAGAGTACTGGGTGACGGCTGTGCAGTGATCCCGACGGACGGGAAGATCTATAGCCCTGTGGACGGCGAAATTTCTTCTATTGCGGAAACCAATCACGCCTATGGCTTCAGCTCGGACGATGGGCTGGAGATTCTTGTGCATTTCGGTCTGGAAACCGTAGCACTGAAAGGTGAGGGCTTCAAGCCCCTGGTTGCAGTTGGCGACAAGGTGAAAAAGGGCGATCTTGTCGCAGAGGTGGATATTGCATTGTTAAAGGAAAAGGGGATTAACCTCATCACGCCCGTGCTGGTCTGTGACGGTGCAGATGATCTGGCAATGCATGTCACAAGTGGTACTGTGAAAGTTGGCGATTTACTGCTTTCATTCGAGGAAGCTGCGGAAGAAACAAAGCAGCCGGAAGTAGCAGCAAGCGAACCGGAAAAGCCTGCGCCGAAGCAGAAAAAAGGCTTTAACTTTGATTTCCTCCAGAAGCTTGGTAAGGTGCTGATGACAGTAATTGCTGTAATGCCGGCAGCAGGTCTCATGATCAGCCTCGGTAAACTCGTAGGTATGGCGGGTGCGGATATTAACGCTGTAGCAACCATTGGAAGCGTTATGGAAAACATCGGTTGGGCCGTAATCAACAATCTGCACATCCTTTTTGCGGCGGCAATCGGCGGTTCATGGGCAAAGGAAAAAGCAGGCGGTGCATTTGCAGCGATTATTGCATTCATCCTGATCAATAATATCACCGGCGTCATTTTTGGCGTGACGAACGACATGCTTTCCGACCCGAACGCGGTGGTGCATTCCCTGTTCGGACAAGAAATGCTGGTAGAGAATTACTTTACATCCGTCCTTGGTGCACCGGCACTTAATATGGGTGTGTTCATCGGCATTATTTCGGGCTTCGTGGGCGGCACGGTATACAATAAATTCTATAATTTCCGCAAGCTCCCCGATGCACTTTCTTTCTTCAACGGCAAGCGTTTTGTGCCGCTGATGGTCATTGTCTGGTCGGCGATCATCTCTCTGGGACTGGCTGTGATCTGGCCGCTCATTCAGTCCGGCATCAATGCATTCGGCATCTGGATTGCTAATTCTTCGGACACTTCTCCCGTTCTTGCTCCGTTCATCTACGGTACACTGGAACGTCTGCTGCTGCCGTTCGGTCTGCACCACATGCTGACCATCCCGATGAACTATACTTCTTTCGGCGGTACATATGAAATCCTTACAGGCGTCAGTGCGGGTTCAGAGGTATTCGGACAAGATCCGCTTTGGCTGGCATGGGTAACAGACCTCATTAATCTCAAGGATGCTGGCGATATGGCAGGCTATCAGGCACTTCTGGAGGGAGTGACCCCCGCACGCTTCAAGGTCGGTCAGATGATCGGCGCAACCGGTCTCCTGCTGGGTATTGCACTTGCCATGTACCGCAGAACTGATGCGGATAAGAGAAAAAATTACCGTTCCATGTTCATTTCCACTGCACTGGCAGTATTCCTTACAGGCGTGACAGAACCGATTGAATTCATGTTCATGTTCTGCGCACTGCCGCTGTATATCGTTTATGCCATCCTGCAGGGCTGTGCATTTGCACTC
Encoded proteins:
- a CDS encoding PTS transporter subunit IIBC translates to MRIIEFFQTLRKSSENYCTICRNVLLLLHKLNAKSHSAIVQLQNKKEDMIMSKLLKIHSPLNGTAVTLDSVPDPVFSERVLGDGCAVIPTDGKIYSPVDGEISSIAETNHAYGFSSDDGLEILVHFGLETVALKGEGFKPLVAVGDKVKKGDLVAEVDIALLKEKGINLITPVLVCDGADDLAMHVTSGTVKVGDLLLSFEEAAEETKQPEVAASEPEKPAPKQKKGFNFDFLQKLGKVLMTVIAVMPAAGLMISLGKLVGMAGADINAVATIGSVMENIGWAVINNLHILFAAAIGGSWAKEKAGGAFAAIIAFILINNITGVIFGVTNDMLSDPNAVVHSLFGQEMLVENYFTSVLGAPALNMGVFIGIISGFVGGTVYNKFYNFRKLPDALSFFNGKRFVPLMVIVWSAIISLGLAVIWPLIQSGINAFGIWIANSSDTSPVLAPFIYGTLERLLLPFGLHHMLTIPMNYTSFGGTYEILTGVSAGSEVFGQDPLWLAWVTDLINLKDAGDMAGYQALLEGVTPARFKVGQMIGATGLLLGIALAMYRRTDADKRKNYRSMFISTALAVFLTGVTEPIEFMFMFCALPLYIVYAILQGCAFALSGIIDLRLHSFGNLEFLTRVPMSVKAGLTGDIINFLIAVVVFFAIGYFVAYFMIGRFKFATPGRMGNYTAEGAEKAASGEKKTSSDGQPERIIALLGGRENIELVDACMTRLRVTVKNPDLVADKDAWKTEGALGLVKKETGIQAIYGPKADVLKSDINDIL
- a CDS encoding LacI family DNA-binding transcriptional regulator, whose translation is MSVTLKDVAALAGVSPSTASRVCKNHPSISRETKEKVRKAMEQLGYEPSTHSAEPEAVRRTIGIILPPSPKESFENPFHLEVIRGISQFSNQHGYINTVITGQDEDEILLALTNIAKSGQVDGYIVTYSKQDDPIIDYLYSEGLLYVVIGKAHRFANQTVYVDNDNVLAGQEAAEYLLAKGHTNIAYLGSDGNLMFSSDRRTGYQLALLNSGIAVNPENIVELPFIPEENLASVQALFQKEDRPTAILVSDDLFAVALERVCIEMGIRIPEDLSIISFNNSLFARITSPSLTSIDINSVQLGIEAASQVINHIENPNLLATKIIVPHKLVERNSCINR